The sequence TTGTTTTCTTCAGCCTCCGCCTCGATCACCACTCCCCGGCTGGAATTTAACACGCTGCCTTTGACCCCCCAGACTTGCGCGAGGTTATAAACAAAGGGGCGGAAACCCACCCCTTGCACAACGCCTTTGATCACGATACGGTAGCGTGAAACGGTCTTGCCACCCGGTTGAACCTGTCGTGTCACTGCCGCCAATCCTCCAAATCTACCCGAAAAGCATAATTTCCCAAACAATAAGATAGTATGTTGCGCTAGTAAAGTAAGCGCCATGCCATATTGAGCAAACTTATACTTTTAGGATTATTAATGATGTTCAGCTCGGTTCAATATTTATTGGATCAAGTCAGCTTTCACTATTCTTTCCAACTTAGCGGCAAAATCCGTTTTTAGCAATTCACGCGGGTCTCCAAGAGCATCTTCGAGGTTATCATCAAACAATATTGAGCCGAGAAAGGGAACCTTGCAGCTACTCAACTCTTCCTTTACGGTAGAGTGTTCTTTTCGCCGCATGTTTTCAAGCACACCGGCGACAGGGACCCCAAGCTCTTTTAATACCTGCAGCTCTTTTTTCGCCACTGCCAAGGCTACCCGCGACTGGGTGGTGACAACAAGAAACTCTACTCTTTTAATCAAACGAATAATGTCCAGGGCCGGATCACCAGTACCGGGCGGCATGTCGATTATTAAAAAATCCAATTCATTCCACCTGGTTATCGCGAGCATTTCAATAATCGCGTTGGAAACCTCGCCACCCCGCAATGGGACAGGATTATAGCCGGCAAAATAAGTGATCGACATAAACCTGACGCCTAGAACTTCCGGCGGGATAATTCCTTTGTCCTCTTCCGGAAAAACTCCTTCAATGCCCAGGATCACATGGTCGGAAGGCCCGCAGAAATCCAAATCCAGCAGGCCGGTCCGAAAACCCTGTTTTGTTAAGATCAACGCCAGGGTGGAAGCAGT is a genomic window of Pelotomaculum isophthalicicum JI containing:
- a CDS encoding P-loop NTPase → MDRLYQRGEVMDPRLNIIDKRFENVQRIIAVSGGKGGIGKSLTASTLALILTKQGFRTGLLDLDFCGPSDHVILGIEGVFPEEDKGIIPPEVLGVRFMSITYFAGYNPVPLRGGEVSNAIIEMLAITRWNELDFLIIDMPPGTGDPALDIIRLIKRVEFLVVTTQSRVALAVAKKELQVLKELGVPVAGVLENMRRKEHSTVKEELSSCKVPFLGSILFDDNLEDALGDPRELLKTDFAAKLERIVKADLIQ